CTGAAGATTACTGGAGATGCTGAAGGACCGCTCGCAATACTTGCATTTGTAGGGTTGTTCACCGGTATGCGTACGCAAATGTCTGGTTAAATTAGCGGATCGGGGGAACACCTTCCCGCAGAACTTGCAGGAATATCGGTCTTTCATTTTGCCGTGGgcgtgatgatgatgatgatggtgatgggGCGCGATCACGGCCTCTTGGAACGGCTTCACGCCGGGGAACGGTCCCAACGGCGGCCTGGCAAGCAGATCGAATCCTCCGCCTCCTGGCCTAGCGCCGCTGAGTCCGTTCATAAATGTCCCTAAAAAAGGAAGCCCACGCGGTGGTCCGAAGGGTGGTAGCGGTGGTAGCAGTCTGGATTCCGGGGTTGCACTACCAGGAGGCGGTGGTCCCCCTGGAAATCCTGGAAAGGAACTAGTTGGTCCGCGATACATGGCCTCCAACAACATCGGGTGAATCGGTCTGGGATACGCCATGTGCGGTGGTGTGGTGGTAGGTGGTTGTTCCGTGGGTAAGCTGGTTCTCAGCTGTGGGCTGTTGGGTACATCCTTGGAATCGACCTCCATTGGCACGGGCGTTTCTTCCTCGGGTTTTGGAGGATCTGGAGGAGGTGGTGCTTCTTCCATCGGCGCTGGCGTTGGTGATGGGCTACGACTCTTTCTCTCTGCGATGTTCGAATTCGTTCGTTGCTTCTTCGTTTGGACTCTCAGATCTAAAGGTTGATCCGTCGTCTCTTCGTTCGTGGTTGCCGGGGCATGTTCAGAATCCGTCTTTTTCTCGTTGTTTCTGTTGGTCTCCCGTTTCTTAGAGGGATCGTCGTCGCTCTCGGGAGTTGGCTGGACAGGTGGCCTAGCCGGTGATGGTCTGAACGAGGAGGTAGCCTCCTCAGCAGTGGATGGAGATACTTTACTATGCTGCGGCAGTACTCTCGGCGGGGTGAAGCGTTCTTTCTTTGGGCTGTCGCTCCTTTTCTCAGCTTCCTCAACTTTTGGCGGGAACAAGAGCGGAGTGTTCAAAAAGTTAGGAGCGTTCGGGAAAATTCCCGGATAGGGTCCCATCAAACTTGGTGGATAGAAAGGCAAACCTCCTGGGAGACTGACCGGAGGTCTGGGATAGACCAGAAAAGGACTCGGCGCTGGGGTTGGTAACTGCGGCATGGCGCCAGGTGGACCGGTCGGCGGTGTCGAATCGCAGAATCGCTTATGCTTTGATAACGAGGTGACCGTGCTGAAGGACTGTCCGCATTTAACGCATTTGATCTGCATACGACAATCAGCGTGCATGCGTTTGTGTCGGCATAGGTTCGAGAACTGCGTGTATGCCTTAAAGCACACCTCGCACTGAAACGGTTTCACGCTGCTGTGGATATGAGTGTGCTGCTTGAGACCGGAACTGGTGGCGAACGTCTTTCCGCATTCGGTGCACGCGTGGCTTCTCGCGCCCACGTGGTGGGTCCTGATGTGACGCTGGAGGTTCGACGGGTCCGTGAAGACCTGCGGTTTGTCCGACTGTTAGCGAAACTTTGAAGATGTTACTCCAAGGAGATACGTGTCGTGTTTTGTAAAGTTTGCGTCAAAGGTGATGCTTACCTTCGGACAGTTCTCGCAGGGGTAGTTGCGGAGATCACCGTGGACGATCGCACGATGACGAACCAACAGTGGTCGCCAGGCGTACGCACGGGGACAGTTGTCGCAGCGATGCTGTTCCGCTGGATATCTGTGACACGTTATCAGGTGACTGTCCAATCTGAAAGAAAAACACCAAGAATCTCTAAGAAATTCATCACACTATTCAGACATCTGTCACTAAAATCCTACACTAAACCATATGTCACATCCTCGTTCCGTCGATTTAGCGATTCAAATCGTCGATAGTTTTCCCACTCTCTTAAATTCAATATTCAAGAATGACAAGCCCGGCTAGAAGAACGGCGCTGTGTTGTCGGCAAAAGCCCTGGAAACTGGAGCGTAATCGCGGCGAAATCTCAAAGCGGGTCGAACAAGAAACCTCAGATATAATCGATCCGGGGCAGCGCACCGACGAAGACTGCGCTCGGTGCAGTCGAGGATGATGACTAAGTGACTCCGGTAGCGCGCCAGCGGACAAGCTCTCTCGTAATAACGGTCACACGCCCCCGAAGGAAGAGGGTGGTCATCGTATACACACAAAgaaacgaagagagagagagagtgagagagtaaGAGAGTCGCGGCAACGGTGGCGATGGCGGGGTTCAACACGAACAACGCTCGTTGTAAGAGCGGGGTGTCGCGAGCTGGCCACGGGTTATGGTCACAGGATGTGCCATGGTGTGGTGGCGGCATTGATTTTACACCCTCGAACACACGTGTCGCGTGAAACCTATTCGTGGTGAGATAGTAGGTTCACGGTGACGGTGCGCTGTGCCAGATGAGCTGCGGGCACGCGACGCCTTCGATGATGCATAAGGGGGTGGCTCGATGCAACCAAATGCGGATCTCGCGCGTACTTTATGTGCTACAACAGGTGACTCTGCCGAGCCGAGGCTCACGGAAGCGGCTGGTGTCGCGGTCTGTCGCCAAACCGGGAAACAGATGCCGGAACAGGCCAAAATGGATGTCCGAAATTGGACCAACTGCGGTTACGTAACACTGAAAAACTTTTCGCCAACTTAATTACGAAAACTAACCGTTGCCTAACAAAAATGTTTATGGAATAACATTggaaatgcataattgcaaatactaAGAAAAGAagagtatttatttttaattagaagACTCGATCCTCTGTAAGGTAATTAGGACAATACCCTTTTACTTTGGTCTTGTAAGCTCGTGGGAAGAAATTAGAAGGCAAATAATCCAAGCTTTCATACGACGATCGCATCGATTAAGTATTTGACTTTTCGTTTAATAGCGCTACGCAAACAATGTCGGCCCCTGAAAAAGCTATCGTAATTCTGAAGGCAACCCTCGATATGGTTCGCGTGCTCGGGGCCCCTCTTTTCGAACGGAGCGCAGCTAACGCTCAGATTTCGAGTGGATAACGCGCCTCTCGTTCCTGTATTTTCCTGTCGATTAATGAATAACTTATCCGTCATATCAAATTACGATTACCAGTTCGATCTGTTGTTTCTCTCGAGCATTAATGCTAGATATGAAAATACAACCGTCCGTATCTGGTATCGATGTAAAAATTAATCCTCAGGGTGATAATATAAGTAGATGGTTACGAAAAATATATCAATCTCGATCGCGATTTGTCGTCGGTGTGTCGCTAGAGGGGACAATTCCCGACGATCTGATTTCAACAGCGTATAAAGAGTTATTTATAAATCCTTCATGAACCAAGCTTTAGTATCGTCGACTTTATGGCGATTTCTCGCTtcataaaacgtaataataaatctATTGCTCGTTGATAAAGGTTCAAGGAGgtcgagaaagaaaaaatatgaattttaacgaTTTTGTTTAAACAATCTTATTGTTAAGAGCGAATCAGTTACCTAACGAAGCTACTGAAATTTATTACGATCAAAGTATGATTTCTTTTTAGGATACTTACAGTTCAATATCTTGAAACGGTTTGTCGCAGACAGGGCATCTGGTCTCCCCTTCCTCCTCGTCTTCTTTATCTTCGTCTACGGTCCCACTGTGTTGCGAGGCTACAAgcatagaaaagaaaagacacatGAAACGGCCCTgcagaaagagaaacgaagataGACTGAAAGTCATAATTCCGTTCCACTTTGTGACGGGCTGCGGCTCTATAAATTACAACCCCGAGAACGATGATACGTGACCCGTCCTAGTGTGGGCGAATTACGTGATCGAGAAGCGCGCGGGGAGCCAGCAGAGAGTGGCGTGACAAGTGGACGCCGGGATTGTTCCTGAATTATTAAATCAAACCGGCACTATCGGTTTATCTATCCGTGGAAGAACTCGGTCTGTCTATGAGCATCCTATGGACTATTTTTTCCTAAACGTCGCGTTACTTCGTTTTTCAACAGAAACGTCGAAACACTGCACTCtcaaaattacaattacaaCGTCGCCCTTTCagccttttatttttaatgaatattttgaaaaatcgacgacgatttctttttaaacattcaaaagtttgaataataaacgcaaaacTAAATACGTTGGACGAGTAGCAAAGGAGCGAAGAAGAAAGTTAACACGAGAAAACACATCACGACCACTATCAAGTACCTTCTCCTATCGCTAGTCGGTCACGATGCTGCAGTCGACGAAGACAGTGGATACAATGATGCACCAGTTAGCTGGTAGAATGTTATTCTGCAACTGAAAACGCGAACGGGGTGTCGGGGACCGCTTCCCATTGGTAACAGCGAGGTCGGAGTCCAACCAATCACAGGTGAGACTCGTTTGCCCCCTGCGGCCTCTGTTCACCCCCAACTGACAAGAGCAACGGCAGGTAAAATCAGGAGTCCGTGAACGAGACAGCGTGTAATTTTTAATGATGGAGATTTCAGACCGATCCAACGGCCAGAGCCTTCTAAAGTCTCCGCAAGTAAAAAAAATACACTTTTTAAACCGATATAGACAGTATAATCTGTCGATAGTCCGAATAACTTAGCCTTTTTGGCTCACTTACCTAAATACGTTATCTTTTAAATGTAAAAGTGTAAGATAGAGATTAATTTTAAATCGTAATTTAATCGTGATTAATGTCATTTCAAAGCTAAACGTAGACgaattaaaaatatggaaatagTTGATCGATCGATGTACGTTGATCGACTATTAGCCGGGCGAATGGCAAAGTCGAAACGATACCCGTCCACCAACGGTTATTTAAATCTGCCGCTACACTTGTCCCAACCATATGGTCGAGCGATGGCCCCCAACGGACCTTCATGGGAACCGGGCACAGTCCCTACGCCACTAACTACGCCCTTCGCCACGCAGCCAACCCCCCATAGAACGTTAATCGTTCCTCTATCCACGACTAATTTGAAGCGGCACGCCGTGAATTTAAACAATGAAGGATGCGGTCGACCTCGCGATCTGCTAATAGGGTTGTGCACTGCTCTTTCAAAAAACCATCGCATAGATCGACAGTAGATGGAGACAAAAAATATGTCAACGGTTTCATGGAaggaaaaatttgcaaatataaataagaaCTTTAGGAATATTTTTTCGTCAAATTCAACCGACTGTTTATCGTCGGATGATTATAAACGTTTCTGATATATTCGTCGTTTGcaagatatattaaattttcaccaAAAAATGAGTATCGTGTAGATCAATCTTGGTATTATGCATCACTATCGAGCACGTTACTAAAAAACCTGACGGAATGTAACGTCACGTCGTTGAAAGTCAACAGGTGGGATTCATTGGTAATACCCCCTGCAGCCGTGTCAGTTGGCGGTTACATGGGAAAAAGTAACGGAAATCAATGTTTCCGTGGCATCGTGACGGACCAGGACCAAGTACATGGCCCCGAGGAGTTCGAGCGGGATAACGGACACCTCGAAGCAAAACAAACAGCTCGTCATCGCTAATATGTTATTCGTCTGCGTGCGTTGTCCACGAAGGTTTAACggaataaaattttcgaacAGGGAAATCGTAATTCACATTCGCAAATTCCACAAGCACTGCGTTGCACGAGTATCGCAACGCGAGTAAAATGTCAAGCAGAACGTGTCATTAGTTCGATGAATCAGATAGGGTTGTCATCCATTTTCACCGCCCTCCGCGTGCGCGTGGCACCCCCCTCGAAAACAGCGTCGCGTGCCCTTTTATGCGCGGATACCCCTTTTTTTAAGCTGtgcccttcttttttttccttcacCGACCACGAGGCGAGGTTATGCGCGCGTTAATCGACAATACAAGGCCATAAATTATCTACAACCTTAAATAGAGCCAtccagagaaaaagagagatgtGTCTCATGGTTGGAACGAAAATTGGCGGGGTAAGCACCACTAGGTAATAGAGGGAAAAACTGAGCGCCGCGAAAAATCAAAACCATAACTCACGTTAACTGCCGCCGCCCGTTGCATCTACGCCCCCCTGATACACGCCTCGTGCAAGCGTGGTTTACCGAATCGTCGCAAAAAGTCGTGCCTGTCTCGCTAACGTAAAACGTCCTCGCTCGTCATTCGACGAAGCATTAGTTCGCGTAACTGCCTATCGAGAATGGTTTCGTTCGCGAATATATCCAGCTACTTTGATCGCCAGAGACGGCGCGAACAATCAAGCGCAGATAAAACCGGATATGCTCGAAAGCTTCCCAGGATATATCGGTATTTTCATCGTATAGAGGAATCGTGTAAAAACTGATTTCCAAACGTTTCAAACGCATAAAAGAGATCTTATCGCCGTTTTAATACTGTTCCATGCATAGTCGCACCCTCATGCAGTCGCGTTAAAGCGATTCCCTTAGCATCCCTCCGCACCAGTGAAAAGAAATGATCCGCTGAAGGGAGACGGAGCAGAGATGTCCCTCGCAAGGGTTGCAACGGGGTGTACTCCGTTTGTTTGACATCATTATTCTCGCTGCACGTACCAGATTGTCAGGGTTTCTCGTAAAAATGGCTTCGCTGGATTAACGGCGATTCTGTTGTACATTTTTCCATGTCTCATAGGTTGTAGTCTTTTTTGGCTTATTACGATCCCTAAGGGGGGAAAAAACACGAAGAACACGAATAGTTTTGAGTAGGGATGTCGTATCGTTGAAACGATCGAAGAAAGAATGAAGTAGTATTTCTAGCGATACGAATTTTTCAATAATCCTTCATTCTCTGATCAAACTTGCATAATTATGAATAAACGTCAGTCGAAATCGTTACAATGAACCTCTCCGAGAGTTGTCAGGCTGACTCAAAATCGAGAGCGAAGTTGCTAACCGAAGAAACCTGCCACCCCTTCTTCGTAGACGATTTATAAGTGGAATAGAAAGTGGGTTGAAATCTTCGAAATTTTAATTGGCTGGAGGGTGAGGCCGATTTAATTAAGAACGAGTCGGCTGCGCCCCGTGTCTTCTGTCCTCGGAGGAGACGTTTACGAGTCGGTGAAATTACGAGGAAAAATCGCCAGCGAATTAACCGTAGACACCGCGCCGCCTCCAACTTTCATAATAATCCCGCTTTTAATTACCGCGACATCTGGGTGTCGCGTATAGCCCCCTTTAATCTCTGCCTAGCAGTCATCCGAATCCTGACCATCGTGCAGGAGTTACAACCAGATAATTGTCGAGCAGTCAGGCACCTAGGTGGCAACCCTCTTTGCAAATGTCTCGTATATATTTCTCGCTCTTCACCTAATGAAAGTTGAAGACAAATGGTCGTGGAGAACGAAAGTTTCCCTTTCGCTATTGGATTTCCAACTTTTTCCGTAGGAATCGAGGCGCAGTTGGGTGAACGacgatttaaattgaaatttaaagcgACTCGAGGTGAAGTAACACGCGGCACGAGTACGTCTATCTCGCGATAATCAGCGCTTATTACGATAAAAAGGGGTTAATACGCAACGGCCGACCAGGTGAATCACGCCAGAATCACGGGTGCATGACGAGCAGCTCGTGCAATCAACGATTCACGATTTACCCTCTATCCTCCCTCGCATCAGATCGGTAATTCCGCTTTCCGAAGACACCTGCCTCCTGTCATTCCGACTTTTACGCGCGATCCCGCACAAGTGCGCCCAAGTCACGATATGTATCGGCCCGAAAAGTCGTAAAGGCAGCTTGCCCCGCATGTTCGACGATTGGGAATATTTTAATGGGTTTGATTATCTGTTCGCTTGCCCCGTGCTTCCGTTATCACGTCAGTTGGCGAACACTCGTTGGCTCGCGATCGATCTCTCCTTCGATGGAAAAGGAAATTTTTAACGGGCCCGGTTTTTGTTCGATCGAGTAACCGTCTCGTGGGTTATTAAAACGTTAACAGCCACAATAACGCAACGAGAAAACGATATAGCACGCGTCCTTTCTTGCGACAAGATCGCAGAGCGTTTGATACTCACCGGTCTCTCGATCGCTTCTGTCCTCGGTAGTATTTTCACCGAGCATATCCTGAAGTTGAAGAGGTTCTCGAACACCGAGAAGCAGCTCTTCACCCGCCGCTATATCCCGCACCGCTTCGTACACCATCTGCGGACAATGACACCTCCTTGAATCTTCCGACCCTCACTCGTTGCCTTTCATCGCGAATTATCTCGAGCTTCTTCGAACAATCTCGAGTACCGTTCAATGACAATATCAAAATGATGCTTCGACAATTACGAATCGTGTTACAAAGGATAAAGATCGGTTAAATCGCAAATCGAATCGTCGAGTAAACCAGGAAATCGAAACTCCGATAATTTCTAATTCCCTCGCCATTCGTTAATATCGTTAACAGTTTTTAGCGGTACAAATTTTCCAGCGAGTCCATAACAGTCGAACGCAATGAAAGGATCTTTATGATATCGTCAGAAGGTCCCCGAAAAGTCATTACAACGGCGATTCTGTAGGGCTCTGATAGAGCGGGCCACATCCCCCATTCCCACAGCGATTGCAAACAGGGCGTATAGGAAGTCACCGAAACGACCCCGTAGGGTGACTTAATAACtaaacaccctgtatacacgTAGCTTAGGGAGCGCCCACAACGTAGCCAACGCCATGTGCCATGGTTCACATAGATAGAAAATGCAAAGGACGAGAGGTCAGGATCAACCTCAAATTGACACCGCGACCTCCAATGTCTCTGTTCAATTTATAGAACCATCCTCAAAATTCCTGAATAGTTCAATGCGAAAAATCGCTGCTGCGTTGAAACTCGATACGTGTTGTCTTCTACGAAATAAATACGATTATGGTGAACATGACGGTATATCGTCTATTTATTTGAAGAGAATACCGCTGGCCTAGTGGTTGAAAACAACAACTCGGCGACTAACGTAGTTGCGTGCGGAAGAACAAGAGAGTTAAAATTTTGAAGTAGTGCATTTGGCAGTTACAAATCTAAACGTAAATCTACAAACTTGGTCGCGGTTCCCGTTCCATCGTCGTCTCATTAGCGAGTCACGGAAACATGGCAGCGTGGgcacgtgttttttttttattagtttcGCTAGCACACGTAGAATTAACTACGAGTGCGTCTGACACCGTGTAATTAGTCCTTCCTATTAACTGCAACTGTCGATCCAGTGTCAGTTGCGTTCGAAATCGAATTCGTTAGTGGTCAATACCGAACGCCACGCGCGAAGTTACTATCGACTTGTAAAACAAATTGTCGAAGCTCGCACAGAAATGGAAACGTTCGTGGTGAGTGGTATTTGTGATCATTACATAAACCGCTGGCAAAGCCGAACGAGCAATCGTTACGTTTTATGTTTGTAATGtgtcgaatttttctttttttaattaacggTTATTACCTGTCCACCAATAAGCACGTGTCGCATATTAACGGTGTGCGGACTGCTAGTGCTTCGAACATACTTCAACCAATTATTTGTTTCGTGGGATGCGTCCAACCACCCCCTGACTCCACTTCCAGCTGTACGAACCTGAAAAAAATCATTTCCCCATAATGTACCACTACagaaacgttttctttttttctaacgTCATCCATCGCACCTGACGTCAGTATTGACACTACGAGAATCGTATTCGAGTATCGTTAAGAACCAATAAATATCTATTGAGAACACGATTCGGCCAGTGCACGTGCTGAAAACAGTATGAACGCCAACTTCCGCAGGCAAACCGCAATGTTTTGGATCCGGGACATTGCGTTTAACGGACTACCGCTCACGGATATCACCCTCTCATCATCCAGTGTTACTTGCCGCTCCAGCATCCACTAGGGTCTCTACTCTCCCTACTTTTAGGGCGAGACAAGTGATTTTTTCAATTGTCTCGCGCGACCACGCTTCGCTCCGAGACGCTTGGCCGACCAAGCGTCTCACCCTGATACGCCCCTGGACAGCCCGCCTTTCGATACGTTTCCCAACCAATTCCCACCCTCGACTTACGCTGTAAACACATTTCACACTTCTGTCCAGAACTTCGTTGTCCATA
This DNA window, taken from Bombus terrestris chromosome 3, iyBomTerr1.2, whole genome shotgun sequence, encodes the following:
- the LOC100649991 gene encoding histone-lysine N-methyltransferase MECOM isoform X2, producing the protein MRSKPVARRLPQGSSDEGESMSGTPAGGGTGGTGENQEMEENGSIRGGSNSASNLVYRDLKALHATSVHDVSQDYNPQSRPAYQCGYSPAMDKQHQNYEKEQHRPPSSRDEEKSSWEYGEKADRKEYLRSRDAVYRNEAYQDATKQEQKEQSNREWVSPVPEVEVGGSAPGGPQVRARKDIPRGARFGPFLGKWASEPFNPRYAWEVRTAGSGVRGWLDASHETNNWLKYVRSTSSPHTVNMRHVLIGGQMVYEAVRDIAAGEELLLGVREPLQLQDMLGENTTEDRSDRETASQHSGTVDEDKEDEEEGETRCPVCDKPFQDIELLDSHLITCHRYPAEQHRCDNCPRAYAWRPLLVRHRAIVHGDLRNYPCENCPKSDKPQVFTDPSNLQRHIRTHHVGARSHACTECGKTFATSSGLKQHTHIHSSVKPFQCEVCFKAYTQFSNLCRHKRMHADCRMQIKCVKCGQSFSTVTSLSKHKRFCDSTPPTGPPGAMPQLPTPAPSPFLVYPRPPVSLPGGLPFYPPSLMGPYPGIFPNAPNFLNTPLLFPPKVEEAEKRSDSPKKERFTPPRVLPQHSKVSPSTAEEATSSFRPSPARPPVQPTPESDDDPSKKRETNRNNEKKTDSEHAPATTNEETTDQPLDLRVQTKKQRTNSNIAERKSRSPSPTPAPMEEAPPPPDPPKPEEETPVPMEVDSKDVPNSPQLRTSLPTEQPPTTTPPHMAYPRPIHPMLLEAMYRGPTSSFPGFPGGPPPPGSATPESRLLPPLPPFGPPRGLPFLGTFMNGLSGARPGGGGFDLLARPPLGPFPGVKPFQEAVIAPHHHHHHHHAHGKMKDRYSCKFCGKVFPRSANLTRHLRTHTGEQPYKCKYCERSFSISSNLQRHVRNIHDKQRPFKCPLCERCFGQQTNLDRHLKKHEADDGSGVVSVADSPGSSNENEREDTYFDEIRSFMGKVTYGGEAGYGLPPHPAYLPSRLHEMHESKMETEYDEDEDSEEGVSPLDETDGLSPAEAKESTPPPQYDLKLREKQELLNNNTAEPVIEIST
- the LOC100649991 gene encoding histone-lysine N-methyltransferase MECOM isoform X4 is translated as MNGLDLSRPTVDSKMNGSSDEGESMSGTPAGGGTGGTGENQEMEENGSIRGGSNSASNLVYRDLKALHATSVHDVSQDYNPQSRPAYQCGYSPAMDKQHQNYEKEQHRPPSSRDEEKSSWEYGEKADRKEYLRSRDAVYRNEAYQDATKQEQKEQSNREWVSPVPEVEVGGSAPGGPQVRARKDIPRGARFGPFLGKWASEPFNPRYAWEMVYEAVRDIAAGEELLLGVREPLQLQDMLGENTTEDRSDRETASQHSGTVDEDKEDEEEGETRCPVCDKPFQDIELLDSHLITCHRYPAEQHRCDNCPRAYAWRPLLVRHRAIVHGDLRNYPCENCPKSDKPQVFTDPSNLQRHIRTHHVGARSHACTECGKTFATSSGLKQHTHIHSSVKPFQCEVCFKAYTQFSNLCRHKRMHADCRMQIKCVKCGQSFSTVTSLSKHKRFCDSTPPTGPPGAMPQLPTPAPSPFLVYPRPPVSLPGGLPFYPPSLMGPYPGIFPNAPNFLNTPLLFPPKVEEAEKRSDSPKKERFTPPRVLPQHSKVSPSTAEEATSSFRPSPARPPVQPTPESDDDPSKKRETNRNNEKKTDSEHAPATTNEETTDQPLDLRVQTKKQRTNSNIAERKSRSPSPTPAPMEEAPPPPDPPKPEEETPVPMEVDSKDVPNSPQLRTSLPTEQPPTTTPPHMAYPRPIHPMLLEAMYRGPTSSFPGFPGGPPPPGSATPESRLLPPLPPFGPPRGLPFLGTFMNGLSGARPGGGGFDLLARPPLGPFPGVKPFQEAVIAPHHHHHHHHAHGKMKDRYSCKFCGKVFPRSANLTRHLRTHTGEQPYKCKYCERSFSISSNLQRHVRNIHDKQRPFKCPLCERCFGQQTNLDRHLKKHEADDGSGVVSVADSPGSSNENEREDTYFDEIRSFMGKVTYGGEAGYGLPPHPAYLPSRLHEMHESKMETEYDEDEDSEEGVSPLDETDGLSPAEAKESTPPPQYDLKLREKQELLNNNTAEPVIEIST
- the LOC100649991 gene encoding histone-lysine N-methyltransferase MECOM isoform X3, with protein sequence MNGLDLSRPTVDSKMNGSSDEGESMSGTPAGGGTGGTGENQEMEENGSIRGGSNSASNLVYRDLKALHATSVHDVSQDYNPQSRPAYQCGYSPAMDKQHQNYEKEQHRPPSSRDEEKSSWEYGEKADRKEYLRSRDAVYRNEAYQDATKQEQKEQSNREWVSPVPEVEVGGSAPGGPQVRARKDIPRGARFGPFLGKWASEPFNPRYAWEVRTAGSGVRGWLDASHETNNWLKYVRSTSSPHTVNMRHVLIGGQMVYEAVRDIAAGEELLLGVREPLQLQDMLGENTTEDRSDRETASQHSGTVDEDKEDEEEGETRCPVCDKPFQDIELLDSHLITCHRYPAEQHRCDNCPRAYAWRPLLVRHRAIVHGDLRNYPCENCPKVFTDPSNLQRHIRTHHVGARSHACTECGKTFATSSGLKQHTHIHSSVKPFQCEVCFKAYTQFSNLCRHKRMHADCRMQIKCVKCGQSFSTVTSLSKHKRFCDSTPPTGPPGAMPQLPTPAPSPFLVYPRPPVSLPGGLPFYPPSLMGPYPGIFPNAPNFLNTPLLFPPKVEEAEKRSDSPKKERFTPPRVLPQHSKVSPSTAEEATSSFRPSPARPPVQPTPESDDDPSKKRETNRNNEKKTDSEHAPATTNEETTDQPLDLRVQTKKQRTNSNIAERKSRSPSPTPAPMEEAPPPPDPPKPEEETPVPMEVDSKDVPNSPQLRTSLPTEQPPTTTPPHMAYPRPIHPMLLEAMYRGPTSSFPGFPGGPPPPGSATPESRLLPPLPPFGPPRGLPFLGTFMNGLSGARPGGGGFDLLARPPLGPFPGVKPFQEAVIAPHHHHHHHHAHGKMKDRYSCKFCGKVFPRSANLTRHLRTHTGEQPYKCKYCERSFSISSNLQRHVRNIHDKQRPFKCPLCERCFGQQTNLDRHLKKHEADDGSGVVSVADSPGSSNENEREDTYFDEIRSFMGKVTYGGEAGYGLPPHPAYLPSRLHEMHESKMETEYDEDEDSEEGVSPLDETDGLSPAEAKESTPPPQYDLKLREKQELLNNNTAEPVIEIST
- the LOC100649991 gene encoding histone-lysine N-methyltransferase MECOM isoform X1; the protein is MNGLDLSRPTVDSKMNGSSDEGESMSGTPAGGGTGGTGENQEMEENGSIRGGSNSASNLVYRDLKALHATSVHDVSQDYNPQSRPAYQCGYSPAMDKQHQNYEKEQHRPPSSRDEEKSSWEYGEKADRKEYLRSRDAVYRNEAYQDATKQEQKEQSNREWVSPVPEVEVGGSAPGGPQVRARKDIPRGARFGPFLGKWASEPFNPRYAWEVRTAGSGVRGWLDASHETNNWLKYVRSTSSPHTVNMRHVLIGGQMVYEAVRDIAAGEELLLGVREPLQLQDMLGENTTEDRSDRETASQHSGTVDEDKEDEEEGETRCPVCDKPFQDIELLDSHLITCHRYPAEQHRCDNCPRAYAWRPLLVRHRAIVHGDLRNYPCENCPKSDKPQVFTDPSNLQRHIRTHHVGARSHACTECGKTFATSSGLKQHTHIHSSVKPFQCEVCFKAYTQFSNLCRHKRMHADCRMQIKCVKCGQSFSTVTSLSKHKRFCDSTPPTGPPGAMPQLPTPAPSPFLVYPRPPVSLPGGLPFYPPSLMGPYPGIFPNAPNFLNTPLLFPPKVEEAEKRSDSPKKERFTPPRVLPQHSKVSPSTAEEATSSFRPSPARPPVQPTPESDDDPSKKRETNRNNEKKTDSEHAPATTNEETTDQPLDLRVQTKKQRTNSNIAERKSRSPSPTPAPMEEAPPPPDPPKPEEETPVPMEVDSKDVPNSPQLRTSLPTEQPPTTTPPHMAYPRPIHPMLLEAMYRGPTSSFPGFPGGPPPPGSATPESRLLPPLPPFGPPRGLPFLGTFMNGLSGARPGGGGFDLLARPPLGPFPGVKPFQEAVIAPHHHHHHHHAHGKMKDRYSCKFCGKVFPRSANLTRHLRTHTGEQPYKCKYCERSFSISSNLQRHVRNIHDKQRPFKCPLCERCFGQQTNLDRHLKKHEADDGSGVVSVADSPGSSNENEREDTYFDEIRSFMGKVTYGGEAGYGLPPHPAYLPSRLHEMHESKMETEYDEDEDSEEGVSPLDETDGLSPAEAKESTPPPQYDLKLREKQELLNNNTAEPVIEIST